One window of Camelina sativa cultivar DH55 chromosome 4, Cs, whole genome shotgun sequence genomic DNA carries:
- the LOC104780325 gene encoding UPF0725 protein At3g44770-like, with protein MADVLRQLLDSGKLSDEECHLILRGLGKQIDELNLSKKKQDEEEEAFELNLSKNEQDEEVVEEEDEEEEEEDFEVHFIKHEEGFDVYFSKKKEEEEEEKVDGWTSEEEEAPDEEYCRQVDESLGFDIDGNVRIPASGLSPVFLGDDRKPRSEVSLYGRLGVHCFNFEQGRKLQYVRIPKYNIQLPYAMSYHITVEVKDLADDDDSPHTFQTLATRFFSKYGEDLRVSTVFCRIKPDTPVAEEHISLLDNHAVDKFYKGCMPNFVSEAGADDDDDKLRFYEVQEQDICDNDWLCLYTEFALFCFWRYNEDGFESCLPVEIKKIVVETCETHTEPRLKLKSSNAIFHINFSAKSRHYKSVVRRTMDGISGHMVLEVNSWVNDQPSSA; from the exons ATGGCGGATGTTCTAAGGCAGCTGTTGGACAGTGGAAAGTTATCAGACGAGGAGTGCCACTTGATTCTGCGTGGATTGGGTAAACAAATCGACGAATTGaatttatccaaaaagaaacaggacgaagaagaagaagcctttgAATTGAATTTATCCAAAAACGAACAAGACGAAGAagtggtagaagaagaagacgaagaagaagaagaagaagactttgaaGTGCATTTCATCAAACACGAAGAAGGCTTTGACGTGTATTTctccaaaaagaaagaagaagaagaagaagaaaaagtcgaCGGATGGACATCTGAGGAAGAGGAAGCACCGGACGAAGAATACTGTCGCCAAGTTGACGAATCTCTG GGTTTCGATATTGATGGCAATGTTCGTATCCCAGCATCTGGACTCTCACCAGTCTTTCTTGGTGATGATCGTAAACCACGTAGCGAAGTCTCTCTTTATGGCCGTTTGGGTGTTCACTGCTTCAACTTTGAACAG ggGAGGAAGTTGCAGTATGTGCGCATTCCCAAATATAATATCCAACTTCCTTACGCTATGTCTTACCATATAACCGTCGAGGTGAAGGAtcttgctgatgatgatgattcaccTCACACTTTTCAGACCTTGGCCACCAGATTTTTCTCTAAGTACGGAGAAGACTTGAGAGTCTCTACCGTATTTTGCAGAATCAAACCCGACACACCTG TAGCGGAAGAACATATCTCTTTGCTGGATAACCATGCAGTTGATAAGTTTTACAAAGGTTGTATGCCCAACTTTGTCTCTGAAGCAggagctgatgatgatgatgataagctGAGGTTCTATGAG GTTCAGGAGCAGGACATATGTGATAATGATTGGCTATGTCTATATACTGAATTTGCGCTTTTCTGTTTCTGGAGATATAATGAG gacgGATTTGAGTCTTGTTTGCCTGTGGAGATCAAGAAGATTGTTGTGGAAACTTGTGAAACTCATACAGAGCCACGTCTTAAGCTCAAGTCGAGTAATGCCATCTTTCACATTAACTTCAGCGCCAAGAGTCGCCACTACAAATCGGTTGTAAGGAGAACCATGGATGGGATTTCCGGACATATGGTTCTGGAAGTTAATAGCTGGGTGAACGATCAGCCAAGCTCTGCCTGA